A window of Haliscomenobacter hydrossis DSM 1100 contains these coding sequences:
- a CDS encoding RtcB family protein: MAKIQIRGKELIKMGYPEGPAIGLCINLIPKHYKRHTQAQVDELLQAIIANPSDYAEDAVLGRIVEALVEPENKDPQIIDLAPQAKPYPIFGAEKIEAGALQQMETAMRLPVTHAGALMPDAHQGYGLPIGGVLATENAVIPYGVGMDIGCRMCMTIYPLDPQELEAKRSMFKKLLLENTRFGFGVFDKPMDDPILERAEFREVPKLRSLKTKAWQQIGSSGSGNHFVEFGIVEIMDEPNEFNLPLGKYLGLMSHSGSRGLGATLAQYYTKLAMETCNLPKQAQHLAWLSLDAEAGQEYWTAMNLAGDYASACHHQIHHRMAKSLGEKSLAIIENHHNFAWKEILADGKEYIVHRKGATPAGKGVLGVIPGSMTAPAFIVRGKGFADSINSASHGAGRQMSRRQALGAVTKSDLDKHLRTHGVELMGGGLDEAPFAYKNIHHVMAAQVELVETIGTFHPKIVRMDGE; encoded by the coding sequence ATGGCAAAGATTCAAATCAGGGGCAAAGAACTGATCAAAATGGGCTACCCGGAAGGGCCAGCCATCGGTCTGTGCATCAACCTGATCCCAAAACACTACAAACGACATACCCAGGCACAAGTTGACGAACTCCTGCAAGCCATCATCGCCAACCCGAGCGACTATGCCGAAGATGCGGTATTGGGGCGTATCGTCGAGGCATTGGTGGAACCAGAAAATAAAGATCCACAAATCATTGACCTGGCGCCACAGGCCAAACCCTACCCGATTTTTGGGGCAGAAAAAATCGAAGCGGGGGCCTTGCAGCAGATGGAAACCGCCATGCGTTTGCCCGTAACACACGCGGGTGCCCTCATGCCCGACGCCCACCAAGGCTACGGTCTGCCCATTGGCGGGGTACTGGCTACCGAAAACGCAGTGATTCCTTACGGTGTAGGCATGGACATTGGTTGTCGCATGTGTATGACCATTTATCCGCTCGACCCGCAGGAGTTGGAAGCCAAACGCAGCATGTTCAAAAAACTGCTCCTGGAAAACACCCGTTTTGGCTTTGGTGTCTTCGATAAACCAATGGACGATCCGATTCTGGAGCGGGCCGAATTTAGGGAGGTACCCAAGTTGCGCTCGCTGAAAACCAAGGCCTGGCAACAAATCGGGTCTTCGGGTTCGGGCAACCACTTCGTCGAATTTGGCATCGTGGAGATCATGGATGAGCCCAACGAATTCAACCTGCCATTGGGCAAATACCTGGGTTTGATGTCGCATTCCGGTTCGCGTGGCTTGGGCGCAACGCTGGCGCAGTACTACACCAAACTGGCCATGGAAACCTGCAACCTGCCCAAACAGGCGCAACACCTGGCCTGGCTGAGCCTCGACGCCGAAGCTGGACAGGAATACTGGACGGCCATGAACCTGGCGGGTGATTACGCCTCGGCTTGTCACCACCAGATCCACCACCGTATGGCGAAGTCACTGGGTGAAAAATCGCTGGCCATCATCGAAAACCACCACAACTTTGCCTGGAAGGAAATCCTGGCCGATGGCAAAGAGTACATCGTACACCGCAAGGGCGCTACGCCAGCGGGAAAAGGAGTATTGGGCGTGATTCCTGGTTCGATGACCGCACCGGCTTTCATTGTGCGCGGAAAGGGATTTGCGGATTCGATCAACTCGGCTTCGCACGGCGCGGGCCGCCAGATGTCGCGGCGACAAGCCCTGGGAGCGGTCACCAAATCCGACCTCGACAAACACCTGCGTACCCACGGCGTGGAATTGATGGGTGGCGGCCTGGACGAGGCGCCATTTGCGTACAAAAACATCCACCACGTGATGGCCGCACAGGTGGAGTTGGTGGAAACGATCGGGACCTTCCATCCAAAGATTGTGCGCATGGACGGCGAGTAG
- a CDS encoding ribonuclease D, with translation MQAFEFITTKEGLDNFRQVNDDIEWMCFDSEFVGEKRFTTRLCLIQVATRHGLFLIDPFPLKNLDPFLEMIENPNIVKVTHAGENDYRLLYASFGTIPKNTFDTQIAAGFLGYRYPLAFKKLVETELKINMNKSFTVADWEARPFNQNQLKYAIQDIEPLYDLWKMQEADLLRKKRLHWAEEEFKVLERESYYAKEPHYEALNSDLMKSLNKRERLFLLRLFEWRRNTAEDKNYSKEMVLPSKFMSQIVRSMRSGRAGLRENRRIPDKFAGDLWPVMNELYSREISEEERMLLLMVPSEEDENANEEILTEFLYLVIRHQCMQNGISHSLALPRNWFKKIKNDPSFAEEVFGQGWRKELFGDTFVRWLSQPDNLSIVIKPDVIELRLSGNEGKES, from the coding sequence ATGCAAGCATTTGAATTTATTACCACTAAAGAAGGACTGGATAATTTTCGTCAGGTCAACGATGATATTGAATGGATGTGTTTCGATTCGGAATTCGTTGGAGAAAAACGATTTACGACCCGTTTGTGCCTCATCCAGGTAGCTACCCGTCACGGGTTGTTTTTGATAGACCCCTTCCCTTTAAAAAATTTGGATCCATTTTTGGAAATGATCGAAAACCCGAACATCGTCAAGGTTACCCACGCCGGGGAGAACGATTATCGGCTTTTGTACGCCTCATTTGGCACCATACCCAAAAATACTTTCGACACCCAAATTGCCGCGGGCTTTTTGGGGTACCGCTACCCACTTGCCTTTAAAAAACTGGTGGAGACGGAGTTGAAAATCAACATGAACAAAAGTTTTACAGTAGCGGATTGGGAGGCTCGGCCTTTCAACCAAAATCAGCTCAAGTACGCCATTCAGGACATTGAGCCATTGTACGACCTTTGGAAAATGCAGGAAGCAGATTTGTTGCGAAAAAAACGTTTGCACTGGGCTGAAGAGGAATTCAAAGTGTTGGAGCGGGAAAGTTATTACGCCAAAGAACCCCATTACGAGGCGCTCAACAGCGACTTGATGAAATCACTCAACAAACGTGAACGCCTGTTTTTGTTGCGTTTGTTTGAATGGCGACGCAATACCGCCGAGGACAAAAACTACTCTAAGGAAATGGTATTGCCCAGCAAATTCATGAGCCAGATCGTGCGCAGTATGCGCTCAGGCCGGGCGGGATTGCGGGAAAACCGCCGCATTCCAGACAAATTTGCCGGAGACCTCTGGCCCGTCATGAACGAGCTGTACAGCCGCGAAATCAGTGAAGAGGAGCGGATGTTGTTGCTCATGGTGCCTAGCGAAGAAGATGAAAACGCAAATGAGGAAATCTTGACCGAGTTTCTTTACCTCGTCATTCGGCACCAATGCATGCAAAATGGGATTTCACATTCCCTGGCCTTACCGCGCAATTGGTTCAAAAAAATCAAAAATGACCCCTCTTTTGCTGAGGAAGTATTTGGCCAAGGCTGGCGCAAAGAACTATTTGGCGATACTTTCGTCCGCTGGTTGAGCCAACCAGATAACCTGAGCATCGTAATCAAGCCGGATGTGATTGAGTTGCGGCTCTCTGGAAATGAAGGAAAGGAAAGTTGA
- a CDS encoding ABC transporter ATP-binding protein: MEHLLEVQRLNIHFGEKAVVENLSFVLPRGKTLAIVGESGSGKSLSALSLLGLLPSNAQISAQKMCFSPLPDLDYELLKLPPTTLQSIRGRAIGMIFQEPMSSLNPLQRCGQQIDEVLRRHLDLNQTQSRKRSLEWLERVKIQDPERIYRAYPHEISGGQKQRVMIAMAMCCHPALLLADEPTTALDATVQKEILLLMQELQTDFNTSILFISHDLSLVAGFADEVLVMHQGKLIESGPVDAIFESPQAAYTKALLHCRPPIDRRVQRLPTIEDYEQEEVTEVLAAEIPKKPSPDALPLLEVEHLSTWFPLRKSWFGQPRAWLKAVQDASFSIKKGQTLGLVGESGSGKTTLGRSILRLIEPSGGQINFAGQNLSKLQPEALRSIRREMQIVFQDPYSSLNPRLPVGLAITEPMKVHGIGVSEQDRVKRAIDLLEQVGLSAEHFQRFPHEFSGGQRQRLCIARALAVQPSLLVCDEAVSSLDVSVQATVLNLLKDLQAKQGLTYLFISHDLAVIRFMCDEVMVMKDGVIVEKGAATQVFEAPVHPYTQALLAASR; the protein is encoded by the coding sequence ATGGAGCATTTGTTGGAAGTACAAAGACTCAACATCCACTTTGGTGAAAAAGCCGTCGTGGAAAACCTCTCCTTTGTGCTCCCCCGAGGGAAAACCCTGGCCATTGTGGGTGAATCGGGTTCAGGGAAATCCTTGAGTGCCCTGTCTTTATTGGGCTTGTTGCCGAGTAATGCCCAGATTTCTGCGCAAAAAATGTGCTTTTCACCTCTACCAGATCTGGATTACGAGCTGTTAAAACTACCTCCCACTACCTTACAAAGCATTCGTGGCAGAGCCATAGGCATGATTTTTCAGGAGCCCATGAGCTCGCTCAATCCACTGCAACGCTGTGGCCAACAAATTGATGAAGTACTGCGCCGTCACCTGGATTTGAACCAGACCCAATCCCGCAAGCGCAGCCTGGAATGGCTCGAACGGGTAAAAATTCAGGATCCGGAACGGATTTACCGCGCTTACCCGCACGAAATTTCGGGTGGACAAAAACAAAGGGTGATGATTGCCATGGCCATGTGCTGTCATCCCGCCCTGCTCCTGGCCGATGAACCCACCACCGCCTTGGATGCCACGGTGCAAAAGGAGATCCTGCTCCTGATGCAGGAATTACAAACAGATTTTAATACTTCCATTCTTTTTATTTCGCACGATCTCAGCCTCGTGGCTGGTTTTGCCGATGAAGTGTTGGTGATGCACCAGGGCAAATTGATTGAATCTGGTCCGGTAGACGCCATTTTTGAGTCGCCACAAGCGGCCTATACCAAAGCCCTGCTCCATTGCCGCCCGCCCATCGACCGCCGGGTGCAACGTTTACCCACCATCGAAGACTACGAGCAGGAGGAAGTGACGGAGGTTTTAGCGGCTGAAATTCCCAAAAAACCATCGCCTGATGCCTTACCCTTACTGGAAGTTGAACATTTATCCACCTGGTTTCCACTGCGCAAATCCTGGTTCGGCCAACCGCGGGCCTGGCTCAAAGCGGTGCAGGACGCCTCGTTCAGCATCAAAAAAGGCCAAACCTTAGGGCTGGTAGGGGAGTCGGGCAGCGGCAAAACCACCCTCGGTCGCAGTATTTTGCGTTTGATTGAACCCTCCGGCGGCCAGATCAACTTTGCCGGACAAAACCTCAGCAAGCTCCAGCCAGAAGCCCTGCGCAGCATTCGGCGGGAGATGCAAATCGTGTTTCAGGATCCCTATTCTTCGCTCAATCCACGTTTGCCAGTAGGACTTGCCATTACTGAGCCCATGAAGGTGCACGGCATCGGTGTCAGCGAACAGGATCGAGTAAAACGAGCGATTGATTTGCTGGAGCAAGTGGGTTTGTCTGCCGAGCATTTTCAACGTTTCCCCCACGAGTTTTCGGGTGGTCAGCGGCAACGTTTGTGCATCGCTCGCGCCTTGGCGGTACAGCCCAGTTTGTTGGTTTGTGATGAAGCGGTTTCTTCCCTGGATGTGTCGGTGCAAGCCACGGTACTCAATTTGCTCAAAGATTTACAGGCCAAACAGGGCCTCACCTACTTGTTCATCTCCCACGATTTGGCGGTCATCCGCTTCATGTGCGATGAGGTGATGGTGATGAAAGACGGTGTGATTGTGGAAAAAGGAGCGGCTACTCAGGTCTTTGAGGCTCCGGTACACCCGTATACGCAGGCATTGCTTGCCGCTTCGCGGTAA